TTGTGAACTGAACAAGGAAACCAAGAAGTCTTGCAGGCCCAAACAAATGACTCGTTCTATAGAAGAGCAGAAGAGAAAAAAGAATGCAGATTTGTGTCTAGACATGAATGAAAATTCTTTTTACAGTGTGTGACTGAACAAGCACGCAGCTGCTAGCTAGTTGGTCTTGGCGGCGACTGATTTGCAGATGGGGCACCAGTTCTTCTGCCGGAGCCAATGTTGTATGCAGGCGATGTGGTAGAAGTGCATGCACGCCATCTTGCCCACCTCCTCGCCACCCGAGTACTCCTCCTGAAAATTCACACGGATCAGAGGCTTTTCGCTTCACGAGAATTTAGAGTGACAGTAAAATTCTGGCGATGAACTCACCTGGCATATGCTGCATTTTCTGTCACAATCTTGATGCGTCTCAGGGGCCGTGGCCATGTACAGGCTTCGCTTCAGGCACTTGTACAATGCGTCCTCTGAGAGCCCGGTATTCACCGTGCCGATTCGGTCACCCAACGCAAGCAGTTCCTGCAGAACAAAGTGTCAGCTGAGATGATCCAAGAACAGGCAAAACCTGATGCACGCCAAATGTACCAGTCATGAACCTACCTCGTAAGACATGCCGTCGATGTCCATCCTCATCGCCCGGTGCCGGTCGCTGCGCATGAAGAAGTTCTCGAGCTGCGAAGCACAACGCAATTGCAATGTTTAGACACATTGTTCCTTCAATTCCCCAAGTCTTTTGGGATGATCACGATGCAGTGAGTGACAGAGTGGAGTTTACCTCCTCGCTGCCTTCGACGTCGAAGCGCCAGTATCCGCTGGAATCCTCAGCGCCGTCTACCAGAGACCCTCTTTCCTGGAGACTGCTTCTGTACCTCGCCAAGAACCCGGAGAAGTACCCTTCGCCGGGCGTCTGGCGTTCCCTCAAAGCCGCCGGCTCAGGTCTCACCAAATCATCTGAATTCCTCctggcgccaccaccaccaccaccactggcAGTATTGTCCCTACGCACGCGGCCAGCACTACCACCCCCTGCGTTTTCACCACCGTCCCCTTTCCTCACCCGGGACGCAGCACGGTGCGACGGCCTCGAGACCGATGAccgggcaccgccaccgcccgaaGAGCTGGCACTGAATCCACTGGACGACGAGGAGGGGCTGCTCATCTCCCTGGCCAACGAGCGCTTCCTTGACGCGCTCACCCTGTCCTTGAGACGTGCCAGCAGGTCACGCCCGGCAACGGGAGCCGTCGCCTCCCTTGTGGCGCCGTTGTCGGTTTCGCTACAGGAGCTCACTGCATTGCTGCTCCCCTGTGGAGGTTTCCTCAGAGGTTGCGATCTCCGGGAGGCCGGTGTTACAGGTgtgtctgctgctgctgctgccgccgccctGTGCGTTGGCCGGCCTTTGTCAGCCAGATGCCGAGCACCCTTGCAGCCATTGCTTTGCGGGCGCCCGGGCTTTGGGCGCGAGCTGTCTTCTCTGAAGAGCAGGATCGAGCCCCCCTTGGTGAAGAGGAGGCCGCCCACCGTGCGTCttcccatgtgttcatccatgGTAGATGATCACTGAAAATGGTTGACAATACAGATAGGAGTGTTAACTGAGACAAGTCTGAACATATAGGAGTGTCAAATTGACACAGGGTGTAGCAAATAATCAAATTGCAAAATAAAGTGTGGCGAACTGTCCAATCCCCGGGTTCGGGGTTACTTGCAACAGCACACGATGATACTGTCAAGTCTTAGTACAATGCAAGATGACATAAAAATATAGTTGGTAGTACAGAAACATTGCAAAGATTTAGCAGGCATGTGATGGCAATATGCCTAACTGAAAAACCTTACGGAATCAACATCAACGCCTAGTACAATAAAATACTCCGAGTATGCTCCTTCAGTTAGGTGTGGTGGCCCTCCATGTAGCTACACATAACCTTCGGAGCATAAATAGATACTATCATATAATAGGAATTTCTTAGTCAAACATTTACAAGAGAACATACTCCGATATTGGCTATGGTTCCGCATGCCATCGCTTCTTCTAAAATGCATCTTTTACCTGATTGATGCAACACCGCAGTTTTACCGGGATTGGTAATATCTAGATTCCACACGCACCATGTATGATCATCATCGAACTGACCCTGAGCCATGTTATGTACAGCGCTATGTTTTTGCCCTTAATCATCTCCTCTTTTTTTTCCCTGAAAAGAAACTTATCCCTCATTCGTGGAGGTCAAATCGCTAATACCCACCCTAGCACGGCACATCGTGGAGTACTGTATGCTGAACCGAAAGGCGTACTGGTTCCCCTCCTTTCGGGAATCGGAGGAAAGGGGAGGCAGTTGACGCGTACGGGCTACATAAACGCCTCGTATCTGTTCCCTACCAGATTGATGACATGGTATCTACGTTTTCTAACTGAAAAAAGAGAACCGGAGACGAAAAAACTGTTGGGTTCCTCCATGGCATCCAATCCAAGCAACCGACCGGAACATGCAGGGAACAGATACCGGCCGTGTGCCGGCGGGTAAATTAATGGATTGGGCCACAGAGAGCCGGAGACGAAGAAGCCGATCAAGAACTGCCATGGCGGCTCCGGACATCCGTTTTCATATATAAGAGGCTTAATCCACGGCTGGATCAGTATTGTTTTTTTCCCTAAACTCGCCGTGTTTACAAACCAAACTCGCGAGGAACAGCGCAATCGTAGAAATCCCAAAACGAAACGAATAGAGACGAGACGAATCGCACGGGTGATCGATTTCATCTGCACTGCTGAACTGATTCAAAATCGTACGAGCAGAGACCAGTTCAGACTTGAGACAGGGGTGGACAAGAACAAACACACCAAACAAAGAAAAACCTACGGAGATAGGGGTGGCATGATCAAAAGTAAAACCTGAAGAGAAATCTATGGGGTAAGAGGAACCAACCTTCCTTCTTTGTTCGCCTTCGCCCGCTCCGATGATATCCGTCCGATGAAACAGGCCCGGAAAGAGTCTAGTCTAGATTAAATCCCCCCGGAAAGAGAGAGAGGGAAAGAGAGAGCAGGGGTAAGACGAAGCAGTGGAGTTCTTATATATAGATGCCTGGAAACCACACACTCGCATAGGGCGATAGAGATATAGAAGAAGAAGGGAGAAGCTTAAACAGAGAGAAGGGGAACAGAGACCGGGAAGAAGAGGGCAGCAGAGGAAGGCGGCCGTGGCGGGGGAGGAGAAGACCGGGGTGGTGGGATCGGATCGGATCTGGACCGTAGGATGTGGCGCGAGAGTAGGATCAGACGGAGCGATGGCCGGCGAGGGCCCCGCTCTAACGGAACGAGCCCCACCACTGATCTCGCCTGCCCGATTTATTTGGCGCCCGTACGTGCAGCCCCGTCGTGTACCTGCACCGCCGGAGGGGCCGACAGGTGGGCCCGTCGTGCTGCCTTCCTGCGCGATTTCCGTTAAGCGAGCCCAGCGTTTCCTGCATTGCTTTGGTGCTTTTAGTACGGTATATACACAAATAATTCTGCATATCTCTTTGTTAAGATTTTTTGTCTGAGACAATCCCGTGTTAAGATATGATTTTAAATTTTGGATCCGTTTAAAATCTCATTTATTAATCGTGTAGAGATTTGCCAAAAGCTTTTCAATTCTCGCACGCACGGGCGGAGGAGATTAATTTCTGTCTGCTGAAGGTGAATAAAGTGTGTTCCATGAAACTATATTTGGGACTAGGTGTGCATGCATGGTGTGGCCAACATGCTATGCAACCAAAAACACGTGGCACATAAGAGAAGTATATGCATGTACTACATGGATCACTTGATAAATTCAGCTTTGGGCCGGTGCTGGTGTGTCCCATGTTGGTAAAGCGGAAATTTGTTGACACAG
This region of Lolium perenne isolate Kyuss_39 chromosome 2, Kyuss_2.0, whole genome shotgun sequence genomic DNA includes:
- the LOC127321529 gene encoding uncharacterized protein, encoding MDEHMGRRTVGGLLFTKGGSILLFREDSSRPKPGRPQSNGCKGARHLADKGRPTHRAAAAAAADTPVTPASRRSQPLRKPPQGSSNAVSSCSETDNGATREATAPVAGRDLLARLKDRVSASRKRSLAREMSSPSSSSSGFSASSSGGGGARSSVSRPSHRAASRVRKGDGGENAGGGSAGRVRRDNTASGGGGGGARRNSDDLVRPEPAALRERQTPGEGYFSGFLARYRSSLQERGSLVDGAEDSSGYWRFDVEGSEELENFFMRSDRHRAMRMDIDGMSYEELLALGDRIGTVNTGLSEDALYKCLKRSLYMATAPETHQDCDRKCSICQEEYSGGEEVGKMACMHFYHIACIQHWLRQKNWCPICKSVAAKTN